The DNA segment GGGCGGAAGGGTAGAAATGGCCGTGATGGTGACAATCAAACTATCTTTGTTGATGGTTCACCAGTAAATCTTGACCTATCTGGTGAAGATGGTGAAGACGGTGAAGATGGCGAACGAGGTGACAGACCTGATTGCAGGAAGCAACCCAACAACCCCAACCATGACCTTCATGCAGGTAATGGTGGTGCAGGTGGGAACGGCGGTAACGGTGGGAATGGCGGTAACGGCGGTTTACTGACTGTTTACTACGCAAATTCGGCTGACTTGCGAAAAATTTTCGTGCGTGCAACTCCTGGAGACGGTGGGCGAGGCGGTCGGGGTGGTAATGGTACAGTCGGTTGTAATTGTCGGCGACGCTATTGGGAGATAGAAACCTGTAAAGGTACTCCGGGTACTGCTGATTATAAATGTACAAAAAAACGTTACAGGTGTTACGACGGCAAAGATGGGCGTGATGGTAGCGACGGACAGAATGGTGAAAGAGGGCGTTTAGGAATTCTCAGTATTGTTAATAGCAAAGAACCCTTAGTCGCTGACACTCCCACCTTGACAGTGAATTTGGCTGAAATTGCGGGGAAAAAGTTAAATCTATCGAAGAACAAATGGAATCTGCGACCAGGGGCAACTTCTTTACTTTCGCCTGGTTCTGTGATTGGCGATGAGTACCGAGAATTTGCCCAGCGTTTAGAAGAATCTTTTCAAATAGTCTGGCAGGAGAAACAACCCATCAGTAGTTTTGCTAATCAAAGCCTGACTGTAAGTTTGAATGATGATAAGCAAGTAGAAGTCAATTTTCCTGAAGATTTATGGCTTGCTGGTAGCACCAGTAGCCAGGCTAACTTAACAACATTTACTGTCGACCATGCTATTCCCAAACAAGATGTAACGCGGTTAGCTGTGGCGGAATTTGCCGATGCGGGAGAAAAGCTGAACTTAAAAATAGTTGATTTAGCTGCGAAATCTGATGCGCTTCAGACTCAGTTTCGCGTCAAATTCCGGACAAAAGATAATTCCGGTGGCTTCTCTGACTACAAAACTGTATATGAAGGTGATATCCCCAAGGAACTTGTCAACCGTGACTATAACCGTTTTACTTTGGCTTTAGGTAAGTTAAAAATTCCATCTGATGCCCTAAGTCCTGGCGTAAATGTTGACATTGAAATATTAGCTACCCGTTCTTTGGGAGGACGTTCTGCCAAGCAGACTATTAATTGGCAGGGGTCAATTCGTCGAGGAATATAAAGCGGAAAGGGATACTCCTGAAGAATAGGAAAAGGTGCAGGGGGCAGGGAGATGGGGAGAAGTTTCCCCCTGCCTCTTCCGGTCACAAGTAACAACGAAGAGGGAAAGAGGTTTTTTTCTCTCATTCGTGGTGTAAGCAAATCATATTAGATACTTGCTTCATTAAGTAATTTCCCTGAACTTTATGATTTCTTTACAGAAACAACCAAAAAAATGGCTATTCTTCACCTGAAAAACAAAGTAGCTGCTTATTAGAGGGATTACACTTAGTCTGGATAAAATTTAACCAAACCGCATTGATAAATTCTATGTACAGATAATATTACCTAACCTGTAAAATATTCATTCCTCTCCGTGTAACCTTCATTAGCTGAGGAGAAAAATCATAGATTTATCTGACCTATTTTTATGGGAAAGTCACTGGCTTTTGAAAAGAAGTCGGATAAGAATTTCGTAATCCATAAACAGGATACTATGAAGAGTTTATATTTGTATACTGATTCTTATATTAAGGATGGTAGACTTACTGAGGTGCAACTCTTTTAGATAAATTGATTGTGGTGTTCCATTACATAGGAAATAATTCTTATCACTACGTAAGTGTGAAGGATTGATCAGTACTGAAATTTCGTAATCTACTCATGCTCAAATACTGAGAAAATATTATGAGAGACCACTTGCATAATGAAAAAGGCAAGTTCTACTGGAAAATCCTCCTGAAATTAATGATATATGGTACCTGTTCAACAATACTATTCACGGCTAGTATCGTAATTGTTAAATCCCTGTTTTTCTACTTTAGTTCTATCACCAAGTCTAGTTATCCTACTTCAGTTCCTTGGATAGATAGCCAGTATGAATGTGAATATACAGGTAGAACTTGGAATGAAAATCAGTGTTGGGATAAAGAACAAAGTCCTTGGTTTTAAATACCTGGCTCTATAGTTAACTAGATTGTCGCCAATGTATTGGTATTTCCACATTATCAGGTAAGCGAGTCGTGCGATCGCCTATGGCAATGCTAACTTGTTGAGGTTTTAAATTTTTGACTCCTGTGAGAATTGCTCCGGCTAATTTAACATCACAAAAGTTAGTATCAGATAGGTTAGCCCCTACGAGATTGCACTGAAAAAGATTTGCTTGATAGAGGCTGGCTCTTTGTAAATTTGCTCCCATCAAATTGGCTTTACACAAGTCTGCTTCCGTCAAACTGGCCTCCGTGAAGTCAACAAATAACATCTCCGCTTGTTGTAACTTGGCTGCATTTAAATTCGCTTCAGCAAGATTCGCCCCGTTGAGATTAGCACCTTGTAAATTTGCGCCAATGAGACCACAAAGAGATAGATTAGCTTTACCAAGTTTTGCTCCTTGTAGGTTAGCTAAGAACAGCTTTGCACCGCAAAGATTAGCCAATTTCAATATTGCGTGTTGCAAATTGACTTTATAAAGATTAGCACCAGGCAAATTCGCTGCACGCAGACTTGCACCCATAAGATTAGCACTGCGTAAATTTGCACCACCAAGTTCTGCACGATTTAAATTTGCGCCTTGTATATTTGCTCCTTGCAAATTTGCTTTCAAGAAATTAGCCTCAAACAGAATAGAGCCAGCTAATTCTGCACCCTCAAGATTTGCTCCACTGAAATCACAACCCCGCAAATCTGCTCCGCGAAAATCACAACCCCGCAAATCTGCTCGTTGTAAATTTGCTCCCAATAGTTCTACTCGCCTGAGATTAATATTACGCAAATCAAGTCGTTTATCTGCCTCCTCTTGTAAGTAGTTACGTCTACCAACAACCGTCAAAGCTACTTGAATATCCCTACGAATTTTTGGTGATTCCTCATGAACATTCAAGGGCAACTGTGGTGTTCGACGCTCACCTTGCTTATACCTACTCAGGGATGTTGGCTGTGATTCATCTTCCTTCTGCTCTTCTACTTCTCGAACAGCAGCATTCTCTCGAATAAAAGCTGTCAGGATTTCGATAACTGTCCAGTGTTCTTGGGGAAAATCTTGGGCAACTTTTTCTAACACATAAATTGCCCCTGTGCGGGTTTCAATTTTGTCATGTCCAAGTTGGGTAACCGCAGTCATCAGACGTTCCGAAATTAATCTATCTTCAGATAGTTTGGCATTTTGAATGCTAATTTCTAAGTTTTTTTCGGCAGCCAAAGCACTTTTACTAATGACATCTACGCGCTTGGCTGCGTAGTAAGCATTAATCATTACCCCCAATCCCAAAAAAATAATGGCAGTAATTGTTAGTGCTTGATTTCTAGATTGTAATTTTTGTTGTATGGTCAACCCTTGAGGGTTGGAAGATGCAAATAAAATCACAGCTATAGTAACGGCAAATATCACGGTTATGCCAATCAACCAACGCCATAATTTGTCTGTCTTATTAGCAGGCATAATCGTATAATTCCTTACCACACACAATTAATTCTCATGTGTTTTCCAGAAAATAATACACTATTTAAATCTAAATTTAAATATGGTACTGATTGCATTAATTGATGCGTTGATAACTAGAGGAATAGGCAATTTAAGAATTATTTAAGATTTTAGAAGTCAGAATCCCGTTGAGAATGAGAAAGTAAAAAATTTATGTCTGATTCATTCTGATATATAGATTTTAAATGGATAATTTTTACAGGATTACTCTCTATTAGAAGTGTCAGCCGTAGTAAATTTTACTTCTCGTAGATTTGCCCCATCAAATATTGTCTCATTTAAAATTACTTCCTGCAAATTAGCTAAATATAAATTTGCTCCTGCCAAATTTGTCCCCGTGAGATTTGCCCCAACTAGGTTTGCAGCACTGAGGATGGAGCCAGATAAATTTGCCCCAGCTAGGTTAGCGCCAGAAAGGTTAGCGGCGG comes from the Nostoc sp. PCC 7120 = FACHB-418 genome and includes:
- a CDS encoding pentapeptide repeat-containing protein → MPANKTDKLWRWLIGITVIFAVTIAVILFASSNPQGLTIQQKLQSRNQALTITAIIFLGLGVMINAYYAAKRVDVISKSALAAEKNLEISIQNAKLSEDRLISERLMTAVTQLGHDKIETRTGAIYVLEKVAQDFPQEHWTVIEILTAFIRENAAVREVEEQKEDESQPTSLSRYKQGERRTPQLPLNVHEESPKIRRDIQVALTVVGRRNYLQEEADKRLDLRNINLRRVELLGANLQRADLRGCDFRGADLRGCDFSGANLEGAELAGSILFEANFLKANLQGANIQGANLNRAELGGANLRSANLMGASLRAANLPGANLYKVNLQHAILKLANLCGAKLFLANLQGAKLGKANLSLCGLIGANLQGANLNGANLAEANLNAAKLQQAEMLFVDFTEASLTEADLCKANLMGANLQRASLYQANLFQCNLVGANLSDTNFCDVKLAGAILTGVKNLKPQQVSIAIGDRTTRLPDNVEIPIHWRQSS